In Solibacillus isronensis, the following are encoded in one genomic region:
- a CDS encoding ABC transporter substrate-binding protein, whose amino-acid sequence MVGRKAILTTLALASMALAACSDNEATTSATGGEVETTAEEKIVTDQAGTEVTIPAEVNSIVSGGILPYFHTWYVATNSAKEIVGMHPNSYNAAENSILSKMAPEILNADTSFVQNGEMNVEELMKINPDVFFEIATDEKSIEQARAAGINTVAIKAIDAAAAEPLATFNSWLKLTGEIASTTERADNFIEIGTEVQNEIYEKIDSLKAEEKPNALMLYQLSEQAITVGGKNFFGNQWLNATGANDVAENDVTGRKDVNMEQIYNWNPEIIYITNFTEIQPEDLYNNTIPGQDWSEVEAVKNKQVYKIPLGIYRWFPPSGDAPLMLKWLANNNQPELFDYDMNAEIKSYYKDFYGYDVTDEEVEQILHPSSDAAKY is encoded by the coding sequence ATGGTAGGACGTAAGGCAATTTTAACAACGCTTGCACTTGCTTCAATGGCGCTTGCAGCATGTTCAGATAATGAGGCAACAACATCAGCTACGGGTGGAGAGGTTGAAACGACAGCAGAAGAGAAAATCGTTACCGATCAGGCAGGTACAGAAGTAACGATTCCTGCTGAAGTGAACTCAATCGTATCTGGCGGGATTTTACCGTACTTCCATACATGGTATGTCGCAACTAACTCGGCAAAAGAAATTGTCGGAATGCACCCGAACTCTTACAATGCAGCGGAAAACTCAATTTTATCGAAAATGGCTCCTGAAATTTTGAATGCGGATACATCATTCGTACAAAACGGAGAAATGAACGTCGAGGAATTAATGAAAATTAACCCGGATGTGTTCTTTGAAATTGCAACAGATGAGAAATCAATCGAGCAGGCACGTGCTGCGGGCATCAACACAGTAGCGATTAAAGCGATCGATGCAGCGGCAGCTGAGCCACTTGCAACATTCAACAGCTGGTTAAAACTGACGGGTGAAATTGCGAGCACAACAGAACGCGCGGACAATTTTATCGAAATCGGTACAGAAGTACAAAACGAGATTTATGAAAAGATCGATAGCTTAAAAGCAGAAGAGAAACCGAATGCGCTTATGCTTTATCAATTATCCGAACAGGCAATCACAGTTGGCGGTAAAAACTTCTTCGGGAATCAATGGCTGAATGCAACAGGTGCGAATGACGTTGCAGAAAACGATGTAACAGGACGCAAAGATGTGAACATGGAGCAAATCTACAATTGGAATCCGGAAATTATCTACATAACGAACTTCACAGAAATCCAGCCGGAAGATTTATATAACAACACAATTCCAGGTCAGGACTGGAGTGAAGTGGAAGCGGTGAAAAACAAGCAGGTGTATAAAATTCCGCTGGGGATTTATCGCTGGTTCCCGCCAAGTGGTGATGCACCGTTAATGCTGAAATGGTTGGCAAACAACAACCAGCCTGAACTATTCGACTATGATATGAACGCTGAAATTAAGAGTTACTATAAAGACTTTTACGGATATGACGTAACGGACGAAGAAGTAGAGCAAATTCTACACCCATCTTCTGACGCTGCGAAGTATTAG
- a CDS encoding FecCD family ABC transporter permease gives MKKWKSILLWVLPLVLAVASLGIGRFEVDFVTVVKILGSHIFPIEETWTQMEYNVVMTVRLPRIILALLIGAGLSISGAAFQGMFANPLVSADILGVAAGAGFGASIGILLFGNGYVTQGFALVFGLAAIVFTYMIGGSGRNMPIFMLVLAGVVTSALFNALISLTKFVADPEEKLPAITYWLMGSLGTASYRDLWTAGPIILVGMFILLALRWRINLLTLPDDEAKSLGINVVRMKWLVIAGATLCTAAAVAVAGIVGWVGLIIPHIARMFVGSNNERVLPMSIALGGAYLLIIDTLARSVTAAEIPLSILTAIVGAPFFAYLLRRTGGSWS, from the coding sequence ATGAAAAAGTGGAAAAGTATTTTACTGTGGGTTTTACCGCTTGTTCTTGCGGTTGCTTCACTTGGCATCGGCCGGTTTGAAGTCGATTTTGTAACGGTGGTGAAAATCCTCGGTTCGCATATTTTTCCGATAGAAGAAACGTGGACACAAATGGAATATAACGTAGTCATGACTGTTCGGCTGCCGCGTATTATCCTCGCACTATTAATCGGTGCGGGGCTTTCCATTTCAGGTGCCGCATTCCAGGGGATGTTCGCCAATCCATTAGTGAGCGCGGATATTTTAGGGGTTGCAGCGGGTGCCGGTTTTGGTGCTTCTATCGGGATTTTACTGTTTGGCAATGGTTATGTAACACAAGGTTTTGCGCTCGTCTTTGGTTTAGCGGCCATCGTATTTACGTATATGATCGGCGGGTCCGGACGCAATATGCCGATCTTTATGCTCGTACTGGCAGGGGTTGTGACAAGTGCGTTGTTTAATGCATTGATTTCGTTAACGAAATTTGTGGCGGACCCGGAAGAAAAGCTGCCTGCGATTACGTATTGGCTGATGGGCAGTCTCGGAACGGCATCTTACCGCGATTTATGGACAGCCGGACCGATTATTTTAGTCGGGATGTTCATTTTACTTGCACTGCGCTGGCGTATTAACTTACTGACATTGCCGGATGATGAGGCGAAGTCGTTAGGGATCAATGTTGTGCGCATGAAGTGGCTTGTTATTGCTGGGGCGACACTTTGTACAGCAGCAGCCGTTGCAGTTGCAGGGATTGTTGGTTGGGTCGGCTTGATTATCCCGCATATCGCAAGGATGTTTGTCGGCAGCAATAATGAACGTGTACTGCCGATGTCGATAGCACTGGGCGGTGCATATTTGCTCATTATCGATACATTGGCCCGTTCAGTAACAGCGGCGGAAATTCCTTTGTCGATCTTAACGGCGATTGTCGGGGCACCGTTCTTTGCTTATCTTTTACGTCGTACAGGAGGTAGCTGGTCATGA
- a CDS encoding YusW family protein — translation MKLFKGILVMPLLLGALYGCNNNDTKTENDVTGNNSTVDETTKNNNTANNTVNDNEDERTKIKVEDVNYTFTEFDLDVEYANDKSYNIEYENDGNYIYAEHEDEVKGVEYKGDQAYDNFVKALEQLTFDETTSDDDVRNEVMKAFALDENYKTFELEVKFKNGEVKHYHHTK, via the coding sequence ATGAAACTATTTAAAGGAATTCTTGTAATGCCATTATTATTAGGAGCATTGTACGGCTGTAATAATAACGATACAAAGACAGAGAACGATGTTACAGGAAATAACAGTACGGTGGATGAAACAACGAAAAACAATAATACCGCTAATAACACGGTAAATGATAATGAAGATGAACGAACTAAAATTAAAGTGGAAGATGTAAATTATACATTTACTGAGTTCGATTTAGACGTAGAATACGCAAATGACAAATCGTACAATATTGAATATGAGAACGATGGAAACTACATTTATGCTGAACATGAAGATGAAGTTAAAGGTGTTGAGTATAAAGGGGATCAAGCCTACGACAATTTTGTCAAAGCATTAGAACAACTTACATTTGATGAAACTACGAGTGATGACGATGTCCGTAATGAAGTTATGAAAGCATTTGCCCTAGATGAGAACTATAAGACCTTTGAGCTTGAAGTGAAATTCAAAAACGGTGAAGTGAAACATTATCACCATACTAAATAA
- the gpmI gene encoding 2,3-bisphosphoglycerate-independent phosphoglycerate mutase, with protein sequence MPKQPVALIILDGFAFRDEVKGNAVAQANKPNFDRYWHAYPHSTLIASGEAVGLPEGQMGNSEVGHLNIGAGRIVYQSLTRIHKSIRDGDFFRNESFLAAVEHAKAHGSKLHLMGLLSDGGVHSHYEHLFALLKLAKANGLEQVYVHGFLDGRDVGPTTALGYILETEKQMKEIGIGKFASIHGRYYAMDRDRRWERVGLTYNALVDGIGQTASSATAGVESSYERELHDEFVVPFVVTEEGRPAATISTNDAVIFFNFRPDRAIQLSSLMTNEKFDAMPRSENHPTNLKFVTFTHYSDDVIADVAYENDNLVNTVGEVISKAGKTQLRIAETEKYPHVTFFMSGGREDTFAGEERILIASPKVATYDLKPEMSAYEVTDSLLEAIAGEKFDAIILNFANPDMVGHSGMLEPTIKAIETVDECLGKVVDAITAKGGYAIITADHGNSDEVVTLDDKPMTAHTTNPVPVIVTKPGVMLYEDGILADLAPTMLELLNIAQPAEMTGKSLVMPSEQ encoded by the coding sequence ATGCCTAAACAACCCGTTGCATTAATTATTCTAGACGGCTTTGCCTTTCGCGATGAAGTGAAGGGTAATGCCGTAGCACAAGCAAATAAACCAAATTTTGACCGTTACTGGCATGCATATCCACATTCGACTTTAATAGCAAGTGGTGAAGCAGTAGGTCTACCGGAAGGTCAAATGGGGAACTCTGAAGTTGGACACTTAAATATCGGGGCTGGACGCATTGTGTACCAGTCCCTGACACGTATCCACAAATCAATTCGTGATGGAGATTTCTTCCGTAACGAATCATTTTTGGCAGCAGTAGAACATGCAAAAGCACATGGTTCAAAGCTCCATTTAATGGGACTGCTTTCAGATGGCGGTGTCCATAGTCACTATGAGCATTTGTTTGCCTTATTGAAATTGGCAAAAGCAAATGGGCTTGAGCAAGTATATGTTCACGGCTTCCTGGATGGACGCGATGTCGGTCCAACGACAGCACTTGGATATATTCTTGAAACAGAGAAACAGATGAAAGAAATCGGGATCGGGAAGTTCGCATCGATTCATGGTCGCTATTATGCAATGGACCGTGACCGCCGCTGGGAACGTGTCGGCTTAACGTACAATGCATTAGTTGATGGAATTGGACAAACTGCCTCTTCCGCAACAGCAGGTGTTGAGTCTTCGTATGAACGTGAACTGCATGATGAATTCGTTGTACCGTTTGTCGTGACAGAAGAAGGACGACCTGCCGCAACGATCAGCACGAACGATGCAGTCATTTTCTTCAACTTCCGTCCGGACCGTGCGATTCAATTGTCGTCTTTAATGACGAATGAAAAATTTGACGCAATGCCACGCTCTGAAAACCATCCGACGAATCTGAAATTCGTTACGTTTACACATTACAGTGATGATGTCATAGCGGATGTGGCATATGAAAATGACAACTTAGTTAATACGGTCGGTGAAGTGATTTCAAAAGCAGGCAAAACTCAGCTGCGTATTGCGGAAACGGAAAAATATCCGCATGTCACATTCTTTATGAGTGGTGGTCGTGAAGATACATTTGCTGGAGAAGAGCGTATTTTAATCGCATCTCCAAAAGTGGCGACATACGACTTGAAGCCTGAGATGAGTGCGTATGAAGTGACGGATTCTTTACTGGAAGCTATTGCAGGAGAGAAGTTCGATGCGATTATTTTAAACTTTGCGAACCCGGATATGGTCGGACACTCAGGGATGCTTGAACCGACAATTAAAGCAATCGAAACGGTGGATGAGTGTCTAGGGAAAGTCGTTGATGCGATTACAGCTAAAGGCGGTTATGCGATCATTACAGCAGACCACGGGAACTCGGATGAAGTGGTGACACTCGATGACAAGCCGATGACAGCACATACGACAAACCCGGTACCGGTGATTGTCACAAAGCCTGGTGTCATGCTTTATGAAGACGGCATTCTAGCCGATCTGGCACCGACAATGCTTGAATTACTTAATATTGCCCAGCCTGCAGAGATGACAGGAAAATCGTTAGTTATGCCAAGCGAACAGTAA
- a CDS encoding phosphate starvation-inducible protein PhoH — MSEYKIVKLDGGHAFSLEGRAMNVSNEPMDHVTFIDQYEISTADLSGFNVMVVTDFIDQEHLYEHKQVIENFLNEEKIIIANTHIFRPWLPGSGLFMPKEIKSHADYVMEPAAEGTFYEGVDMMELTYRKGVSGFYARGSHPVVNKESEIVLQFTDGTPIVFIDRTATKGTVVAASCRDFLTYATGENSTQLIAPQFLAWLDQELLSLKEGSEA; from the coding sequence ATGTCTGAATATAAAATTGTAAAACTGGATGGCGGACACGCATTCAGCTTAGAGGGACGTGCTATGAACGTTTCTAATGAACCAATGGACCATGTAACATTCATCGACCAGTATGAAATTTCAACTGCCGACCTTTCCGGGTTCAATGTGATGGTCGTAACGGACTTTATCGATCAGGAACATCTTTATGAGCACAAACAAGTGATTGAAAACTTCTTAAATGAAGAGAAAATTATTATTGCCAACACACATATTTTCCGTCCTTGGCTGCCAGGTTCCGGGCTGTTCATGCCAAAAGAAATTAAGTCACACGCGGATTATGTAATGGAGCCTGCAGCTGAAGGTACATTTTATGAAGGTGTTGACATGATGGAGCTTACATACCGTAAAGGCGTATCCGGGTTCTATGCGCGCGGCTCACATCCGGTAGTCAACAAGGAATCGGAAATCGTGCTGCAGTTTACGGACGGCACACCGATCGTTTTCATCGACCGCACTGCTACTAAAGGAACGGTTGTCGCAGCATCTTGCCGTGATTTCCTGACATACGCAACGGGTGAAAACTCGACTCAGCTAATCGCACCACAGTTTTTAGCTTGGCTCGATCAAGAATTACTAAGTTTGAAAGAAGGATCTGAAGCATGA
- the eno gene encoding phosphopyruvate hydratase: MPFITQVYAREVLDSRGNPTVEVEVFTESGAFGRAIVPSGASTGEYEAVELRDGDKGRYLGKGVEKAVENVNTIIAEELEGQYSVLDQVVIDQALIELDGTENKGKLGANAILGVSMAVAHAAADYLDIPLYQYLGGFNSKQLPVPMMNILNGGAHADNNVDIQEFMVMPVGAKSFKEALRMGTEIFHNLKTVLKEKGHNTAVGDEGGFAPNLGSNEEAITVIIEAVEKAGYKMGEEIRLAMDVASSELYNKETGKYVLAGEGVEKTSEEMVAWYEELTSKYPIISIEDGLDENDWAGHKLLTERIGDRVQLVGDDLFVTNTTKLSRGIEEGVGNSILIKVNQIGTLTETFEAIEMAKRAGYTAVISHRSGESEDNTIADIAVATNAGQIKTGAPSRTDRVAKYNQLLRIEDQLGATSRFEGLKSFYNIK, translated from the coding sequence ATGCCATTCATTACTCAAGTATATGCTCGTGAAGTATTAGATTCTCGCGGTAACCCAACAGTAGAAGTAGAAGTATTCACAGAATCAGGCGCATTCGGCCGTGCAATCGTGCCATCTGGTGCTTCAACTGGTGAATATGAAGCAGTGGAATTACGTGATGGAGACAAAGGCCGTTACTTAGGTAAAGGTGTTGAAAAAGCGGTAGAAAACGTCAACACAATTATCGCGGAAGAACTTGAAGGTCAATATTCTGTATTGGACCAAGTTGTTATCGACCAAGCGTTAATCGAACTTGATGGAACAGAAAACAAAGGTAAATTAGGTGCAAACGCAATTTTAGGTGTGTCAATGGCAGTAGCGCACGCAGCAGCTGACTACTTAGACATTCCTTTATACCAATACTTAGGTGGCTTCAACTCGAAGCAATTACCAGTACCAATGATGAACATCTTAAACGGTGGTGCACACGCTGACAACAACGTGGACATCCAAGAGTTCATGGTAATGCCAGTAGGTGCTAAATCATTCAAAGAAGCATTACGTATGGGTACAGAAATTTTCCATAACTTAAAAACAGTATTAAAAGAAAAAGGCCACAACACAGCTGTAGGTGACGAAGGCGGATTCGCTCCAAACTTAGGTTCAAACGAAGAAGCAATCACGGTGATCATCGAAGCAGTTGAAAAAGCAGGATACAAAATGGGCGAAGAAATCCGTTTAGCAATGGACGTTGCTTCTTCTGAGCTTTACAACAAAGAAACAGGCAAATACGTTTTAGCTGGTGAAGGCGTAGAAAAAACTTCTGAAGAAATGGTTGCTTGGTACGAAGAGTTAACTTCTAAATACCCAATCATCTCAATCGAAGACGGTTTAGACGAAAACGACTGGGCTGGCCACAAGCTATTAACAGAGCGTATCGGTGACCGCGTACAATTAGTAGGTGACGATCTATTCGTTACAAACACAACGAAATTATCTCGCGGTATCGAAGAAGGCGTTGGCAACTCAATCTTAATCAAAGTAAACCAAATCGGTACTTTAACAGAAACATTTGAAGCAATCGAAATGGCGAAACGCGCTGGCTACACAGCAGTAATTTCTCACCGTTCAGGCGAATCAGAAGATAACACAATCGCTGACATCGCTGTTGCTACAAATGCAGGCCAAATCAAAACAGGTGCACCATCTCGTACGGACCGCGTTGCGAAGTACAACCAATTACTACGCATCGAAGACCAATTAGGCGCAACTAGCCGTTTTGAAGGGTTAAAATCTTTCTACAATATTAAATAA
- the tpiA gene encoding triose-phosphate isomerase, with protein MRKPIIAGNWKMYKSFDEAVDFIEEIQQEVPSPDKVDAVICAPALYLPTLVVGAEDSSLAIGAQNMHFEDEGAYTGEISPKMLSNVNVDYVILGHSERRELFNETDEAINKKVRAALNYGIVPIICCGETLEEREADQTEAKVARQITMALKDFAPIEVEHMVIAYEPIWAIGTGKTATAEDANTVCCAIRLAIETLYGKDTAEKVRIQYGGSVKPENIEELLSQEHIDGALVGGASLQPASFMKLLEAAANA; from the coding sequence ATGAGAAAACCGATCATAGCAGGAAACTGGAAAATGTATAAGTCCTTTGATGAGGCAGTTGATTTTATCGAAGAAATCCAACAAGAGGTTCCTTCTCCGGATAAAGTTGATGCGGTCATCTGTGCACCTGCATTATATTTACCGACACTTGTCGTAGGGGCAGAAGATTCAAGCCTGGCAATTGGCGCGCAAAACATGCACTTTGAAGACGAAGGCGCATACACAGGGGAAATCAGCCCGAAAATGCTTTCGAATGTCAACGTTGATTATGTTATTTTAGGGCATTCGGAGCGCCGTGAGCTATTTAATGAAACTGACGAAGCGATCAACAAAAAAGTCCGAGCTGCTCTTAATTATGGTATTGTACCGATTATTTGCTGCGGGGAAACATTGGAAGAGCGTGAAGCGGATCAAACCGAAGCAAAAGTAGCACGCCAAATTACAATGGCGTTGAAAGACTTTGCTCCAATTGAAGTAGAGCATATGGTCATTGCATATGAGCCAATCTGGGCAATCGGAACAGGGAAAACAGCTACTGCGGAAGACGCAAATACAGTATGCTGTGCAATCCGTCTGGCGATTGAAACATTATACGGAAAAGATACAGCTGAAAAAGTGCGCATTCAATACGGCGGCAGTGTAAAGCCTGAAAACATTGAAGAGCTTTTATCTCAAGAGCATATTGATGGCGCATTAGTAGGAGGAGCAAGCCTACAACCAGCATCATTCATGAAATTATTGGAGGCGGCAGCAAATGCCTAA
- a CDS encoding translation initiation factor 2 translates to MPINNYKNKSNHPSEPAEIQIARLGFIAATIVTLGDGLAALAAGLALQELEKANNQNSQPQYDQSKQIDSTQKQIDYLIKELKQIKKILS, encoded by the coding sequence ATGCCAATTAATAATTATAAAAACAAATCCAATCATCCCTCTGAACCAGCAGAAATTCAAATTGCCAGACTTGGTTTTATTGCAGCAACCATTGTTACGCTTGGGGATGGGTTAGCAGCATTGGCTGCAGGTCTTGCTCTACAGGAATTAGAAAAAGCCAACAATCAAAATTCACAGCCACAATATGATCAATCGAAACAGATTGATTCCACACAAAAGCAAATTGATTATTTAATAAAGGAATTAAAACAAATCAAAAAGATTTTGAGTTAA
- a CDS encoding DHA2 family efflux MFS transporter permease subunit gives MAAPIFNVKSPKGMAAVLMISTFVGLFGETALNMALTNIMDDFGVSAASAAWLTTGYLLVLAVLVPLSSYLVRWFTTRQLVVAAVLFAVIGSLLGALAPNFEVLLAGRFVQALATGIILPLMFSVVMLIFPVQKRGAVMGIVGIILTAGPALGPSIAGLIVSSLSWRYIFWIMVIVYAVVIVLALSKVDNVSNVTRPKIDLLSLIASTFGFGGVVFALATLAEQSITKPIVWVPLVVGFVLLVVFGIRQTKMDEPMIDLSVFKSPMFSLGVALMVATMFMILSVAILVPMFLKTVLGFAALTAGLCMLPGNILNIIMSPIVGTNFDKVGAKIFTRIGFTMILVSMIVFLTTISATTATWIIIVNLCVFFVGVSMTIMPAQTNAMNSLAPQKFADGSAALNTLTQIAGASGTAIAITMYTIGQQNYIEKFSNALPAEFLAHGVHSAFIVVTVVSVLGLVGSFFIKNSKPVGN, from the coding sequence ATGGCAGCACCAATTTTTAATGTGAAAAGCCCAAAAGGTATGGCAGCTGTTCTGATGATCAGTACATTCGTTGGTTTATTTGGTGAAACGGCATTAAACATGGCGTTAACAAATATTATGGATGACTTCGGTGTATCGGCCGCATCAGCCGCGTGGTTAACAACAGGCTATTTATTAGTATTAGCTGTATTAGTTCCATTATCATCTTATTTAGTACGCTGGTTTACAACACGTCAATTAGTAGTGGCGGCAGTTTTGTTCGCGGTGATCGGTTCGTTATTAGGCGCATTAGCACCGAACTTTGAAGTATTACTAGCAGGTCGTTTCGTACAAGCACTTGCAACAGGAATTATTTTACCGTTAATGTTCAGTGTCGTAATGCTAATTTTCCCGGTGCAAAAGCGCGGTGCCGTCATGGGGATCGTCGGGATTATTTTAACAGCAGGTCCGGCATTAGGTCCATCAATTGCTGGTTTAATCGTATCTTCATTAAGCTGGAGATATATTTTCTGGATTATGGTCATTGTGTATGCCGTTGTAATCGTTTTAGCACTTTCTAAAGTGGACAATGTATCCAACGTAACACGTCCAAAAATTGATTTATTATCATTAATCGCTTCTACGTTCGGTTTCGGTGGTGTTGTATTCGCGTTAGCAACATTAGCCGAGCAATCGATTACAAAACCAATCGTTTGGGTACCACTTGTCGTTGGTTTCGTTTTATTAGTAGTTTTCGGCATTCGCCAAACAAAAATGGATGAGCCAATGATCGACTTATCGGTATTTAAATCACCAATGTTCTCTTTAGGTGTCGCATTGATGGTCGCAACCATGTTCATGATTCTATCAGTGGCGATCCTAGTGCCGATGTTCCTGAAAACAGTATTAGGTTTCGCCGCATTGACGGCAGGCTTATGTATGTTGCCAGGTAACATTTTAAATATCATCATGTCCCCAATCGTTGGTACGAACTTTGATAAAGTCGGAGCGAAAATCTTCACACGTATCGGGTTTACGATGATTTTAGTGTCAATGATCGTATTCTTGACAACAATTTCGGCAACAACAGCAACATGGATCATTATCGTTAACTTATGTGTATTCTTTGTCGGGGTATCGATGACAATCATGCCAGCACAGACAAATGCGATGAACTCATTAGCACCGCAGAAATTCGCTGACGGTTCAGCAGCATTAAACACATTAACGCAAATCGCCGGTGCTTCAGGTACAGCAATTGCGATCACAATGTACACAATCGGTCAGCAAAACTATATCGAAAAATTCAGCAACGCCTTGCCGGCAGAATTTTTAGCACACGGTGTCCATTCAGCGTTCATCGTTGTGACAGTCGTGTCGGTATTAGGATTGGTTGGATCGTTCTTCATTAAGAACAGCAAGCCGGTCGGAAATTAA
- a CDS encoding ferritin-like domain-containing protein, whose amino-acid sequence MQYVIQPSLNSIVMDLSKALEGEYNAIRFYEHLAQLAPNEEIKNRILEIRKDEMRHYHGFSYIFTCLTGQQPSPRITEPLPTNFKQGVITAFHDEQEAVEFYHRVARESTIPYISHQFSSNAADEQNHAVWFLYFMNHY is encoded by the coding sequence TTGCAATATGTTATACAACCATCGTTGAACAGCATTGTGATGGATCTCTCGAAAGCGCTTGAAGGTGAATATAATGCCATCCGCTTTTATGAACATTTAGCTCAACTTGCCCCGAATGAAGAAATTAAAAATCGTATTCTGGAGATAAGAAAAGATGAAATGCGTCACTATCATGGGTTTTCTTACATTTTTACATGTCTTACTGGACAACAACCTTCTCCACGAATAACTGAACCATTACCGACTAATTTTAAGCAGGGCGTTATCACTGCATTTCATGATGAACAAGAAGCAGTGGAGTTTTATCATCGAGTAGCTAGAGAATCTACTATTCCGTATATCAGTCACCAGTTTTCTTCAAATGCTGCAGATGAACAAAATCATGCTGTTTGGTTTTTATATTTTATGAATCATTACTAG
- a CDS encoding TetR/AcrR family transcriptional regulator — translation MSNQTKDKILETATRLFYFQGFHGTGLNQIIKESGSPKGSLYHYFPEGKEQLAEEAIVLSKRRIGAVIQHYMNEFEDVEAALNAHILAMADLFDLDNGLEEHSYTMMPFGLLAAESAFMNERLRKVCGDTYKYWESIYYTKLIANGFSDEAAVTLSKAVSAMIEGAVTLSLSQHSNEPLLNISKVIPALLAQYK, via the coding sequence ATGTCTAATCAAACGAAAGATAAAATTTTAGAAACAGCGACACGGTTGTTTTACTTTCAAGGTTTTCACGGGACCGGTTTAAATCAGATTATAAAAGAATCGGGATCACCAAAAGGGTCGCTGTATCACTATTTTCCTGAAGGCAAAGAGCAGCTTGCCGAAGAAGCGATTGTATTGTCAAAACGGCGGATCGGTGCAGTTATTCAGCATTATATGAATGAGTTTGAGGATGTGGAGGCAGCACTGAATGCCCATATTTTAGCGATGGCTGATTTATTTGATTTGGACAATGGACTTGAGGAGCATTCCTATACGATGATGCCATTCGGACTGCTTGCGGCGGAATCAGCATTTATGAATGAGCGTTTGCGGAAAGTATGCGGCGACACGTATAAGTACTGGGAATCGATCTATTACACAAAATTGATTGCCAACGGGTTTAGTGATGAAGCGGCTGTCACACTGAGTAAAGCGGTAAGCGCAATGATTGAAGGGGCGGTTACATTGTCATTGTCCCAGCATTCGAATGAGCCGTTATTAAATATAAGCAAAGTCATCCCTGCGTTGCTTGCGCAGTATAAGTAA